The Panthera tigris isolate Pti1 chromosome E3, P.tigris_Pti1_mat1.1, whole genome shotgun sequence genome segment GTGAGGTGCATGCCCTGCCGGAAGCTTTTCCCACAGGTCGAACATTCGAAGAGTTTCTTCTCTGCCTTGTGGGTTCCGTGGTTGCTAAGAAAGAGGGTGCTGCCACTCACTGCTTCCCCACACTCCGAGAAGGGGTAAAGCCTCTCTTTCTCGTGAGTCCTTTCGTGTATGACGAGGTGCGAACTGCGGGAGAAACTTTTCCCACACTCGGCACACCTGTAAGGTCTCTCGCCCGTGTGGATCCTTTGGTGCCTGAGGAGGTTGGAACTATGAGCAAAGATCTCCCCACACTCGGGGCACTTGTAGGGCTTCTCGCCGGTGTGCGTCCTCTGGTGCCTGTGAAGGTTTGAGTTGCAAGAGAAGCTTTTTCCACAGACGTTACATTGGTagggcttctcgcccgtgtggGTGCGCTGATGGCGAGTCAGGTGGGTGTTCTGACTGAAGCTCTTTCCACATTCCAGGCACTTATGCGCCTCCTCTCCCAAGTGTGCTCTGTGTAGTGACAGAAAGTGCGGGTTCCCACCAAAGATTTCGCCACACTCCACACCCACGCACAGTCTCTCTGCCGCATGTATTCTCTGGTGCCTAATTAGGTTCGAGTTGTTAGAGAAATTTTTGCCGCACAAGGGACATAAGTGGAGCTTCTTCGGCTGCGATTCCTTCGGTCGCCCCCGTTCTCTGCAACTTGTGGCCCCCACTAAGGACGGCTCCATCCCTTCCTCTGGGGGAGGCTCCCAGTGCCCTTCTGCCCTGTCCCGAGGCCTTCCCCGCTCAGGACTCCAGGGCACCTCCCCTCTGGCCTGGCCAGGCAGCAGCGCCTGCGGGTGGGCGCTCTCGGGGGAAAGGGACTGAGCACTTTCTTCCTGGTTCTCAAACTTCTCTTCTCCTGGCAGAGCGAGAGAAACCAAACCCCTACGTTATTCCTACACGAGACAAAAGGAAATCCCACAGACCTGCTCCTCCCTGTAGGCCAGACGTCCAGAAAGGCTGGTTCTATCTCAGTCTCCCATTTTCCCCATGTAGGTAAAATACCCTAGAGAGGATAAAAGGTGGGGCCGTCGCAAAGGAACAGGGCTCAGACCAGTCCTGACCTCGCTTGTACAGGCCCCCGACTCGCTCTACAACTGAGCCTCTGGCTCCCGCCCTGTGGAAATGGGTGGGTTGGAGCAAGGCTGGGATTGGGGCAGGCCCCAGGAGCGAGTGCCCCCTTACACCGGGCACCGTGGGATGGAAATGGGCAGCGGGGCGACGGGAAGCAACGCATCTTCCTGGCAGCGGTGATGGGCTAGCCCTCCGCCCCAGTGCTTGAGGGCTTCCCTCCCGACAGTGGGAGTCTAGCTGGGCAGGCTGCTCACCTCCGTTCCTTCTTACCTGGAGCTGGGCCTCTGGGACTCAGGCCTTCCTTGCAAGTCTGAACACTGGGATCCCATGGCTTTCCTCCTTGTTCCACCTGGGTACTTAGGGCCTCCCGAATGGGAACCTGAGCCTCTGTTCACAACGAAAGAAACAGATGTCTGTCACCACTCCCTCTaccaggcagaagaaacaaagaCGATCTTGGCCCCTGCGCTTAGTGGACATATCCACACAAGGCACACGGAGTCCGACAGTAGTAAGTCTGACAATACACTAAACTGTTCACAGTGGTTATCTCCAGAGAAAGAAATTGGAGGAGGGGgactgtgacttttttttcttgttacgcTTTTGTAGTACTTGGGATATTTTGCAGTGAGAATGTACACTTTTGTCATTAAAACAACCAAACGTGATTCGAGTGATCAGTTCTTGCGGAATTAGTTTAATATTATAAAAGAGCCCTAACTCTCACAGATAAATATAAACTAGAACTACATTCCACAAGACAACTCCAGGATAAAACGTAACGTGGTGGACCATCAGAAAGAAATCTGGGGCTCTGAGATGCCCCGGAGGTTGAAGCCTAGGAGCGCCATTCCTGCGCGATGCTAAAACTAAAACCTCACACCAATCCCAACAAACCCGGACCTTAAACAGTTTAGTTCCAAGAACTCGTGAGCCCAACTTCTCTTCCCACGAAGCACTGAGAGCTAGGCTCAGCTCAGGGCACCAAACCATGGCCTGGTGATGGACAGCCTGGAGAAGGTCCCAGTGAAGGGAACCAAACCCAGCGATGACCCTTATGCAGAGTTACTGCAAGTGAACCGATAACTGTGCCTCTTTTTACAAAGACCAGATGTATGAAAACAAAGTGTGACTCTTTTCTGCCACGTGTCAGTATGGCCACAATCGTAACGTACACAGAATCGCTGTTATTTAAGACTTCCCACaacttgcggggcgcctgggtggctcagtcggttcagcggccgacttcagctcaggtcatgatctcacagatagtgagttcgagccccgtgtcagactctgctgacagctcagagcctggagcctgcttcggattctgtgtctccctctctctctgcccctctcctgctcatgctgtctctctctgtctcgaaaataaataaaagcattaaaacgaataaaaaaaaaaaagacttcccaCAACGTTTTAATGTAAGAATTTTCATACATCCAACGTTGAAGGAATTACACAGTGTCTGTATACACTCTACCTAGATCCAGCTGTCATTTGTCATATTTCATAGGCATCATTTTTAATCTCTGCATAACAGTTTAACACATAGATACATCTTATTTATCCCattatatacgtgtgtgtgtgtgtgtgtgtgtgtgtgtgtgtatatataatacatgtatatatttatatatatataaaaattttcaaattcccAAAAggcctcccccctccttcctgaaTTTTTAAGGGCTGGGATAGCTGCTGAACTGGAATGTTGATGCCAGTGCCCCCCGAAAGGTGGAGAAGGGCCTAGGAATACTAACGAAGCACAGAAAATATGAGTGAGACCAGAAGAATAAGCATCTCAAAATTGCAAGGCATCAAGAACGGAGTGTGTGTGCGagggggggtggagtgggggaggcTGAACGGAGAGTGTGTgcgatggaggggtgggggaggctgaaCGGAgagtgtgtgtggcggggggcgggggggcggggggaggttgtCAGCGGATTTGATTTGTTCTGCCCCGGGAAGTCCACTAAAACTCAGagtccctgcctctggctctggcGGCTGGGGGCCATAAGTCTGCCAACTGTGCCAACCGCCAGATATTTAACGGATCCTCATCCGGGGTGCTTTAGAGAAAGGGAGGTGTTCCGGCAAAACCCGGAACTTCCGTCCAGGAAGTGAGTGGCGAAGGGACAGGCCCCTGGTCAGAAAGGGCCGAGTCTTCatgcctggaaaaaaaatccttacccAGTGAGTCCACATTCTCATAACTCTCCTGCACCGTGTCCCTGGAGAGGGCCCTCTTACTAGGATCCTGATGCCCCCACTCCTCCTGGGAGATGTACATAGCCACGTCCTCTAAGCTCTCAGGCAACTGAAAGAGCACAAGATCTCCTTTAGCCCCCGAGGCGCCAGGAACAATTCAAGCAGAGTCATGAGTTACGGGGGCAAAACCCAGGGTGCCAAGGCCACACTTCATGGGGGAGGAGGGTGCAGGCCCACAAGTGGGGTGTGGAGGAAATAAAGAAGGCGGGGAGGCGCGCGTGGTGCGGGACAAAGGATCCTCTCCAAGAGGCAAAGAAGACCCCGTCCCCACAAGAAcaactggggggaggggtgccgggGGGAGACAAGGAGAACTTCCACATCACCTGGGGCCCAGTCATTTCCTTGTCTTCCATGTTTCCttcagcaggaaagagagaaagccagggagCAGACAATGCTGAAGGTGACAGAAATCATGATGAGAAAGGCATCTGCAATTCTCGGGAGCCCAAGGATTATTACAACACGGTATCCATTCCCCAACACCCAGTCTCCGCTCAGGATCGAACAAGGAGCAAAAGGCGGCAACGGAGGCGTCGCGAAGCGATACCCAAAATGGCGGAGGTGGGCAAAGAGCACCAGGCGGCTTCCCCGCCGGCCTGCAGCAGTCAAGCCCTCCATGGTTCAAAGCTCTAAACGTCTCTGTTCTGCATACACGGGGGCTTACTTAAagatccccccgcccccgctcccatCCCCCAAAGAACCCAGACCaccatgtttaggtctttgactCCACGCCGGGAACCCTGAGGTCAGAAATTCCCTCACCTAGGCGGTGATCCGCCACCTGCTGGTGTCAGGGAACGACCCggaagcccctcctccctccccccagcccaggtAACTGTTCCTCACCCCTCTCCTTTACAGCCTGGGGGTCCCTTTTGGGGCTGGGGCCTAGCAGCTCCTGCAGCCTGGGGCCAGGGCTTCGCTCAGTCTCCATTGGCTCCAGCTTGAAGCTCGGTGACTCTCGTGCTGTTTCCAGAGGCAAAGGCTCCTCCAAGAGCACTTCTGTTCCCCGCCTATGGTTTGTGACCTGGGAACCAacccacatcactcatcatcataaCAGGGCCCGAGAGGAAGGGACATTAGTACAGAATTCTGGGGGCAAGCCTTCAACGGAGAACTACCGGCGATCCCTTTGGGTCCAGCAAGAGAGGAGCATGGTTTCCACTTAACGCTTTTCTGATCCCCTGAGTGCTGGAGAACGTCGGAGCGGAAGACGTCCGCCCCCGGGGCACACCTTCCCCACACAGCTCTCCGGCACACCTGACTCCCTCTtgcctcctccccccgccccccattgtATCTACAGGCTTCCACTCCTCACTTCAGGGTAAGTTAAACTTGACCGACCCCGGGGACCGGTGCCCTCGGAGCCTCAGTGCCAAACCGTGTTTCGCAATCTACCGTTAACCCGACCGAGCTCCGCAGAGGGGACCAGGCTACTGAACCCAACCTGACAACAGCTAACAGCCATGAAGCACTATTAGCCAGCAGTGGGGTCAAAACCACGTGATACTCTCCCCGTAACCCTCAAAACAACCCTAGGAAGATGTTTTGTCATTCTCACTTTACTACGTGGCAAATCCGAAGCctaaagaaattaagtaatttgcccaaagtcgcAAAACTGCTACAGACCAGAGTGAGGATTTGGACCCTGCGAATTaactccgggggggggggggggggggtcacacgaATGCACACCCCCTGCCTCCATGGGGAAAGAGGGCATTCTTCACTGCTGGTTCTGTCCTGCCGGGGAAAACCTGGAGAATGAATCTTCCTAACTGAACTATAAAAAGACCTCTTGCCCGTGTAAAGTCTACTCAGGGCACCAAGCACATGGGTATGGAGAACAGGGCGGCCGCGATGTCCTAGTCCTCGGGGCCAAACGAACCGAAGACAGCTCTTTCTCTCACCTGAAGTCTCAGTCTCCCAAGCTCTCTCTGCATGCCCTCCACAAGGGTGACCGCTTCCTCGCCGCTCTCCGGATGCAGCTCCTGCACCCT includes the following:
- the ZNF263 gene encoding zinc finger protein 263; translation: MASGPGSQDREGLLIVKLEEDCAWSQELPPPDPGPSPEASHLRFRRFRFQEAAGPREALSRLQELCHEWLRPELRTKEQILELLVLEQFLTILPQEIQSRVQELHPESGEEAVTLVEGMQRELGRLRLQVTNHRRGTEVLLEEPLPLETARESPSFKLEPMETERSPGPRLQELLGPSPKRDPQAVKERALSAPWLSLFPAEGNMEDKEMTGPQLPESLEDVAMYISQEEWGHQDPSKRALSRDTVQESYENVDSLEAQVPIREALSTQVEQGGKPWDPSVQTCKEGLSPRGPAPGEEKFENQEESAQSLSPESAHPQALLPGQARGEVPWSPERGRPRDRAEGHWEPPPEEGMEPSLVGATSCRERGRPKESQPKKLHLCPLCGKNFSNNSNLIRHQRIHAAERLCVGVECGEIFGGNPHFLSLHRAHLGEEAHKCLECGKSFSQNTHLTRHQRTHTGEKPYQCNVCGKSFSCNSNLHRHQRTHTGEKPYKCPECGEIFAHSSNLLRHQRIHTGERPYRCAECGKSFSRSSHLVIHERTHEKERLYPFSECGEAVSGSTLFLSNHGTHKAEKKLFECSTCGKSFRQGMHLTRHQRTHTGEKPYKCNLCGENFSHRSNLIRHQRIHTGEKPYTCHECGDSFSHSSNRIRHLRTHTGERPYKCSECGESFSRSSRLMSHQRTHTG